One stretch of Microbacterium terrae DNA includes these proteins:
- a CDS encoding phosphotransferase family protein, whose amino-acid sequence MTETPGLDVAGLGRWLVSAHPELAGGDLTASVIAGGRSNLTYAVEGARIPLVLRRPPLGHVLSSAHDMRREHRVISALAGTAVPVPTAVDVVDDTEAHEITGTTFFVMERAPGRVLAHTSQNRLYTAAGLRRLSIDLVRHLADLHAVEPDAVGLGDFGRPDGYLARQLSTWRRQFDASRSRETPALDALQAGLTEGMPQSRRAAVVHGDYRLDNALVIGSGDDPRISAVLDWEMATLGDPFVDLGIFALYWDIADLPGGAEGAVPSAVDPDAGYPTFDELVDVYAEQAGIRVPDLRWYRAFAAYKLAVILEGIHFRFQAGDTVGDGFDRMGALVEPLAQKGLQVH is encoded by the coding sequence ATGACCGAGACACCCGGACTGGATGTCGCGGGACTGGGCCGCTGGCTCGTGAGCGCGCACCCCGAACTCGCGGGCGGCGACCTCACCGCATCCGTCATCGCGGGCGGTCGCAGCAACCTCACCTACGCCGTCGAAGGCGCGCGCATCCCACTCGTGCTGCGGCGGCCGCCGCTCGGCCACGTGCTCTCGAGCGCGCACGACATGCGGCGCGAGCACCGGGTCATCTCGGCCCTTGCGGGAACCGCCGTGCCGGTGCCGACCGCGGTCGACGTCGTCGACGACACCGAGGCGCACGAGATCACCGGCACCACGTTCTTCGTGATGGAGCGCGCCCCCGGCCGCGTGCTCGCGCACACGTCGCAGAACCGCCTCTACACCGCGGCGGGACTGCGGCGCCTCAGCATCGACCTGGTGCGACACCTCGCCGACCTCCACGCCGTCGAACCAGACGCCGTGGGCCTCGGCGACTTCGGCCGCCCCGACGGCTATCTCGCGCGTCAGCTCTCCACCTGGCGCCGGCAGTTCGACGCGTCACGATCACGCGAGACCCCCGCGCTCGACGCCCTGCAGGCCGGCCTCACCGAGGGGATGCCCCAGTCGCGGCGCGCCGCCGTCGTGCACGGCGACTACCGGCTCGACAACGCGCTGGTCATCGGCAGCGGTGACGATCCGCGCATCTCGGCGGTCCTCGACTGGGAGATGGCCACCCTGGGCGATCCGTTCGTCGACCTCGGCATCTTCGCCCTGTACTGGGACATCGCCGATCTCCCGGGGGGCGCCGAGGGTGCGGTGCCGAGCGCCGTCGATCCGGATGCGGGGTACCCGACGTTCGACGAACTGGTCGACGTGTACGCCGAGCAGGCCGGCATCCGCGTTCCCGACCTCCGCTGGTACCGGGCCTTCGCGGCGTACAAGCTCGCGGTCATCCTCGAGGGGATCCACTTCCGCTTCCAGGCCGGCGACACCGTCGGCGACGGCTTCGATCGGATGGGCGCGCTCGTCGAGCCGCTCGCCCAGAAGGGACTGCAGGTGCACTGA
- a CDS encoding acyl-CoA dehydrogenase family protein: MDFAPDDTARDFTARARAFLDEHVLPAEPELDAQLAAAPGEWATPPVIRDLRERARAQGLWNLFLPGDHGGAGLTNLQYAPVAEVTGWSPRLAPAAFNCAAPDTGNMEVLNDFGTPAQKSEWLEPLLRAEIRSSFCMTEPDHASSDATNIGTSIRRDGDHYVITGRKWWSTGAMNPDAAIFIVMGKTDPDADRHRQQSMILVPRDTDGVEIVRPLTVFGYDDRDHGGHAEVAFHDVRVPAANLIAGEGDGFAIAQARLGPGRIHHCMRAIGMGERALALMTARANDRRAFGRSLADQGVVREWAAEARIQLEALRLLVLKTAWLMDTVGNRQAMTEIQAIKIAVPRAMQTIIDRAIQVHGGAGVSSDTPLAELYAGIRSLRIADGPDEVHLSSLGRAELSPHRA, translated from the coding sequence ATGGACTTCGCACCCGACGACACCGCCCGCGACTTCACCGCACGGGCACGCGCATTCCTCGACGAGCATGTGCTGCCGGCCGAGCCGGAGCTCGATGCCCAGCTCGCCGCAGCGCCGGGCGAGTGGGCCACGCCCCCCGTCATCCGCGACCTGCGCGAGCGGGCTCGGGCGCAGGGGCTCTGGAACCTCTTCCTTCCGGGCGACCACGGCGGCGCAGGACTCACGAATCTGCAGTACGCGCCGGTGGCCGAGGTGACCGGGTGGAGCCCGCGTCTCGCACCCGCCGCGTTCAACTGCGCCGCGCCCGACACCGGCAACATGGAGGTGCTCAACGACTTCGGCACCCCGGCGCAGAAGTCCGAGTGGCTCGAGCCGCTGCTGCGGGCCGAGATCCGCTCGTCGTTCTGCATGACCGAACCCGATCATGCGTCATCCGACGCCACCAACATCGGCACCAGCATCCGTCGCGACGGCGACCACTACGTGATCACCGGCCGCAAGTGGTGGTCGACGGGCGCGATGAACCCCGACGCCGCGATCTTCATCGTGATGGGCAAGACCGATCCGGATGCCGATCGGCACCGCCAGCAGTCGATGATCCTGGTCCCCCGTGACACGGACGGCGTCGAGATCGTGCGACCGCTCACGGTGTTCGGCTACGACGACCGCGACCACGGCGGCCACGCCGAGGTGGCGTTCCACGACGTGCGCGTGCCGGCTGCGAACCTCATCGCCGGCGAGGGCGACGGGTTCGCCATCGCCCAGGCGCGGCTCGGGCCCGGCCGCATCCACCACTGCATGCGCGCGATCGGGATGGGCGAGCGGGCGCTGGCGCTGATGACCGCGCGTGCGAACGACCGCCGCGCGTTCGGTCGCAGCCTCGCCGACCAGGGCGTGGTGCGCGAGTGGGCCGCCGAGGCGCGCATCCAGCTCGAGGCCCTGCGCCTGCTGGTGCTGAAGACGGCCTGGCTGATGGACACCGTCGGCAACAGGCAGGCGATGACCGAGATCCAGGCGATCAAGATCGCCGTGCCCCGGGCGATGCAGACGATCATCGACCGCGCGATCCAGGTGCACGGCGGCGCCGGCGTCTCCTCCGACACGCCGCTGGCCGAGCTCTATGCCGGCATCCGGTCGCTGCGCATCGCCGACGGCCCCGACGAGGTGCACCTGTCGAGCCTCGGCCGCGCCGAACTGAGCCCGCACCGGGCGTAG
- a CDS encoding AMP-binding protein: MTHQPDPAIDGAGFTTLSVASILSESATRHADRPALHFLGGVTTYRELWDQTRAYAGALRDRGIGRGDRVAMLIPNVPDFARVYYAALSLGAVVVPVHLLFKAEEIEYVLRDSGADVLVAAAPLLGEAVPAATAAGVPLVTVLLPADAGIELPRLEVEASVAVPIARHTPTGPLDAATILYTSGTTGTPKGAVGSHLSIIEQTHCTLIDAFDLRADDIVFGGLPLFHTFGQTAVMNIAFRVGASVILLPRFDADEALALMARLDATVFTAVPTMYVGMLEAARRSDARPPLRYAVSGGAALPVAVLEAFADAYGAQVHEGYGLTETAPTVSSNPLHEPIRPGTVGKALWGVDVAIADPEVEDAVVLLDDPAALGEIVVRGHNLFKGYLGRPDASDVAVVDGWFRTGDLGTHSDGILTIVDRKKDMIVRSGYNVYPTEVEAVLARHPGIAVAAVFGVADDVRGQEVHAAVVSHDGVELDADEVVAFVRDRLAAYKYPRVVHVVSSLPLGSSGKVLKRELVAQFTPVA; the protein is encoded by the coding sequence ATGACACACCAGCCCGACCCCGCGATCGACGGCGCCGGCTTCACGACCCTCTCGGTCGCGAGCATCCTCAGCGAATCGGCGACGCGCCACGCCGACCGTCCCGCCCTGCACTTCCTCGGCGGCGTGACCACCTACCGCGAGCTGTGGGATCAGACCCGCGCGTACGCCGGTGCGCTGCGCGATCGCGGCATCGGGCGCGGCGACCGGGTCGCGATGCTCATCCCGAACGTGCCGGACTTCGCCCGCGTGTACTACGCCGCGCTGTCGCTCGGCGCCGTCGTGGTGCCGGTGCACCTCCTGTTCAAGGCGGAGGAGATCGAGTACGTGCTGCGCGACTCGGGCGCCGACGTCCTCGTCGCCGCCGCTCCGCTCCTGGGTGAGGCGGTGCCGGCTGCGACCGCCGCCGGGGTGCCGCTCGTGACCGTTCTGCTCCCCGCCGACGCGGGCATCGAGCTTCCGCGGCTCGAGGTCGAGGCATCCGTCGCCGTCCCCATCGCGCGGCACACGCCGACGGGTCCCCTGGATGCCGCCACCATCCTCTACACGAGCGGCACGACCGGAACCCCCAAGGGCGCCGTCGGCAGTCACCTCTCGATCATCGAGCAGACCCACTGCACGCTGATCGACGCGTTCGACCTGCGCGCCGACGACATCGTGTTCGGCGGGCTGCCGCTGTTCCACACGTTCGGTCAGACGGCGGTGATGAACATCGCGTTCCGGGTCGGGGCATCCGTCATCCTCCTCCCCCGCTTCGATGCCGACGAGGCCCTCGCACTCATGGCGCGCCTCGACGCGACCGTGTTCACTGCGGTGCCCACGATGTACGTCGGCATGCTCGAAGCGGCCCGCCGCTCCGACGCCCGGCCGCCGCTGCGCTACGCCGTGTCGGGCGGTGCCGCCCTGCCCGTCGCGGTGCTCGAAGCCTTCGCCGACGCCTACGGCGCCCAGGTGCACGAGGGCTACGGGCTGACCGAGACCGCGCCGACGGTGTCGTCGAACCCGCTCCACGAGCCGATCCGGCCGGGCACCGTCGGCAAGGCCCTCTGGGGCGTCGACGTCGCGATCGCCGACCCCGAGGTGGAGGACGCCGTGGTGCTCCTCGACGATCCCGCGGCGCTCGGTGAGATCGTCGTGCGCGGGCACAACCTCTTCAAGGGATACCTCGGACGACCGGATGCCTCCGACGTCGCCGTCGTCGACGGCTGGTTCCGCACCGGCGACCTGGGGACGCACTCCGACGGCATCCTCACCATCGTCGACCGCAAGAAGGACATGATCGTGCGATCGGGGTACAACGTGTACCCGACCGAGGTCGAGGCCGTGCTGGCGCGGCACCCGGGCATCGCGGTCGCCGCCGTCTTCGGCGTCGCCGACGACGTGCGCGGACAGGAGGTGCACGCCGCGGTCGTCTCCCACGACGGGGTGGAGCTCGACGCCGACGAGGTCGTCGCCTTCGTGCGCGACCGCCTCGCCGCGTACAAGTACCCGCGGGTCGTGCACGTCGTGTCGTCGCTGCCGCTGGGGTCGAGCGGCAAGGTGCTCAAGCGCGAGCTGGTCGCGCAGTTCACGCCCGTCGCGTAG